The following proteins are co-located in the Methanomassiliicoccales archaeon genome:
- a CDS encoding epoxyqueuosine reductase, whose amino-acid sequence MTGVDCSPFFDEPLVGFASGGDPIFMELKKIIGDFHRTPQEVMASYCKNIGRNAPGANGVGVISFVLPISEATRRENASMKDGPSERWSHTRLFGEMFNKCLQRHLVSLLESRGYVAVAPEQSKAFRTVDDARVGKASNWSQRHVAFACGLGTFGLSDGLITARGKAHRIGSVIVNFPFRSPERQRDIHAACIYFNNGGCKVCAKRCPVNAISEKGHDKVKCSEFVYGQADMIRERYGIEIYGCGLCQTGVPCEHIDPVSEGEADI is encoded by the coding sequence ATGACAGGCGTAGATTGTTCACCATTCTTCGATGAACCGCTCGTGGGTTTCGCATCGGGCGGGGATCCCATCTTCATGGAGCTCAAGAAGATCATCGGAGATTTTCATAGGACGCCTCAGGAGGTGATGGCCAGTTATTGTAAGAACATTGGCAGGAACGCTCCTGGGGCGAATGGGGTAGGAGTAATATCATTCGTACTACCAATCTCCGAGGCTACAAGAAGAGAGAATGCCTCGATGAAAGATGGCCCCTCCGAGCGCTGGTCCCACACTCGACTCTTCGGGGAGATGTTCAATAAGTGCCTTCAAAGGCACCTCGTCTCGTTACTCGAAAGCAGGGGGTATGTAGCAGTCGCACCAGAGCAGAGCAAGGCTTTCAGAACTGTCGACGACGCGAGGGTGGGAAAGGCCTCGAACTGGTCACAGCGTCATGTGGCGTTCGCCTGCGGACTGGGTACCTTCGGCCTCTCCGACGGTCTGATCACTGCCAGGGGGAAGGCACACAGGATAGGCAGCGTCATCGTGAATTTTCCCTTCCGATCCCCTGAGAGACAAAGGGACATCCACGCCGCTTGCATATACTTCAACAACGGGGGCTGCAAGGTCTGCGCCAAGCGCTGCCCTGTGAACGCCATCTCCGAGAAGGGGCATGACAAGGTGAAGTGCTCCGAGTTCGTCTACGGTCAGGCGGACATGATCAGGGAAAGGTACGGCATCGAGATCTACGGCTGCGGTCTTTGCCAGACCGGCGTACCCTGCGAACACATCGACCCGGTGAGCGAAGGGGAAGCCGATATATGA